TTGGGCATGCCTGCCATGTCCAATTTCTGGGCTTCGATGTCAATCATCAAAAACAGCCCGACATAGTAAAGGATGGCCGCCAGGCCGCCGGCCTTCATGATGGTGACGTAATTGACGCCCAATACCTCCATGATGATGAAAACGGCGCTGCCCATGATCGGCGGCATCAACAGCCCGCCGGCGCTGGATACGGTTTCCACGGCCGCGGCGAAATGGGGTTTGTAGCCGCTGCGCTTCATCAACGGGATGGTGATTTGTCCGGTTCCGGCCACATTCGCCGTTCCGCTGCCCGAAAGCATCCCGAACAGAGAAGAGGCGACCACGGCGATTTTGGCCGGGCCGCCGCGAACATGCCCGAAAAGGGCGAAAGAGAGATTGATGAAGAACTCGCCGCCGCCGGCGGCGCGCAGCAGGGCGCCAAAGAGAATAAACAGGAAGATGTAGGTCGCCGAGATACCCGCCAGCATGCCGAAAACACCGTCCGTGGTGATAAACATGTTACTGACGATTCGCTCGAAAGAGTAATTGCGATGGGCCAAAAAACTGGGCAGCATCTCGCCGAAACGGGCATAAATCATCGCAACCACGGAGATAATCGGAAAGATCCATCCCAGTGTCCGCCTGGCCGCTTCAATACACATCAGCAGAAAGACGGTTCCCATCGCCAGTTCGTACCAGGGGGGACACATCCCGCATTCGCCAATCTTTTTGAACCAGTTGGCCAGAACATAAATGCCCATCAGGAGCACAATTGCTGACATGAGGTACCCATGCCAGGCGATTCGTGTCTTTTTCTTCTGATCGAAACCATAGAGAAGAAAAATCAGTACCAGTGCAAAGGTTACGTGAATGACCCGCTGGTTCATGGCGGTCAGTTGGAAAATACCCGTATAAAGTTGAAACAGGCTCATGGCAATGGCAATTACCCGGATGAGCAAAGGGGATGAGGCGGTTGATGGTGCGGTTTTGTTCTCCATAGTTGACCCCGTTTTCAATAATTTGCCAAGGCGGCTTGTGATCTTTCCGGCAGTTGTGGCCTCAAGGATATGTCTGCAAGAAAATAATTGTGTGCGCTTGCAGGAGAGGCCGTTTTTTTACGGCCCCTCCTGTCCCGGGGATGCCCATTCGGACTGTGGGTTATCTATCGTGCAAATGAGCCAAGCAAATCTCTTTAACTACCCGCAAAACAATTTATTCGTAATACTCGGCCCGTTTATCCCAAATGCCGATTTCCTTATAGTATTTGACCGCTCCAGGATGGTACCCTACGGGAACTCCCGGTGCCCCACGGAAGGCATTTTTCGGCGTGTACATTTTTGCCATCGGATGAATGGCGTCGCGGTCTTCGGGATGACCGTAGACGGCTTTTAGAATCGTGTAGACCAGGTCCTCTGAAAGATCTGTACGGCAAATCCACATCTGGGGCAGGGTATAGGTGTGAACATCTTCTTCCATTCCCGAATAGGTTCCGGCAGGTATCGTCAACGGCACAACGTTCTTGTAATTGTCCCGGAGACGTTTGAGCGCCTCGGGTTCGATTTCAATCAGGCGGATCGGAATGTCTCTCGCCAACTCCATGACCGAGGCCAGCGGAGCTCCGGCAGCAATGATGCCGCAATCGATGGTGTTGTCACGAATTCCCCGGGTGACCTCTGAAAAAGAGATGTATTTGGGCGAAAAATCGTCAAAAGTGAGCCCCCAGCCAGTTTCTATGTGTTTTTTGGAATAAATGTTCAATGTGGCGCTTCCGGCCGGTCCGACACCGATAACCTTTCCCTTGAAATCGGAGATGGAGCGGATGGGTGAATCTTTTCGGACGATCCAGTGCGTATCGCTGGTGTGCCCCACGGCAATCAGGCGAACTTTGTCGACATCCATTCCCTGGTCTTTGAGATCGTTGAGCGTTCCCATGCAGGCCAGTCCCAGATCCATTTCCCCACGAATCAATAGACGTGCGTTTTCTGTAGACGCCGCCGTTGATTCGGCGGCAACCCGCACGTTGGGAACATGATTGTTGATCAACGCGGCAAAACCGGCGCCAAGGAAATAATAGGTTCCTGCCGGGCTGCCGGTTCCGAAGGAAATGAATTTGATGGCGGACGCCGGGGCTGCTGCCAGAAACAACACGACAAACGCTAACACAAGGGGCCTGATGAACCGGAGTGACAATCTTCTTACATGCATAATACCCTCCTTTCTTGTAATTCCATCGAATTAGCCAATTTCCTTGATCAGGATCGTGAAACCGCTGGGCAATTGATTGTATAGCATTGGAAATTCTTGCGTGAGTTCTTCTCCGGCAGGTACCCCGGCAACATCGTCCTTGACCTTGCGCGGGTACAATCCGCCCGCCGACGTTCCGTCCGGAAGGAAGATGTTGACCCGAAACCGTTTTGTTTCGGCCGACTTGTTTTTCACTGTAATGGACATGTGCAGGCGGTCCGCGCCCTTGTACGGTTTGATACAGTATGCAATCTGCGTGATTTCCGCGGAAGGGGTTACCTCGTACTGGATGTTCTGTTCGAACGCGGCTTCATCGACGCCGGCATCCGTGGTTGCGCATCCTCCGAGGCCGAAAAGCGCAATCGCCAGAACGACGCTTGCCAATAGTTCAATCCTGCTCGGTTTGGGCATGACACTCTCCTTTCCTGTTGGGTTTGGTGTTCTCGGCTGCTTTCCCGCAGTTCCGAAAGCGGCAGGTTATCGGGGAACCGTCGGACGGTTATGACCGCACAAAACCTTACAATTTCGTTTCCTCGGACCAACAATGATTCTCTTGTCGAATGCGGCGGTCAATTTCCTGAACTTGATCTTCAGGCATGACATGGGTGTAGGCTTGGTAGGTGTCTAGCAAATGCCGGCGTGTCATTTCATACGCCTCGGCAGGGTTGTGTTTTACGATGGCATCCAGGATCTCCCGGTGCCCCTGAATAAACTGTTGAATTACCCGTCGGCGGAGTTGGGTCTGCGTCAGTTCGATGATCGTGGCCGAATAGGATTGGGTGATGGATTCGGTAATAAATAAAATAATAGGATTTTTTGTAATTTTAGCTACTTCAACGTGAAAAGAAACATTGGTAAGACGTGCGCTTTTACGGGATGTCGCAACCTGAGCCTCAGCTTTATCCAAAACCTGATGCAGGCGATCGATATCTTTTTTCGTAGCGTACTTTGCGGCAATCTCCGATGCCCGGGGTTCGATATAAAGACGGGCATCGATAAGGTGGGTAAAACCGATCCGGCCCATATGAATCAGATTTCTGAAATTTTCGGTGATCGGATCGGAATTGGGTTCCGATACATAGGCGCCAGCGTTGATTCCTCTTCGAATTTCGATCAAACCAGCGCTTTGTAAATTCCTCAGCGCTTCA
This window of the uncultured Desulfosarcina sp. genome carries:
- a CDS encoding TRAP transporter permease — translated: MENKTAPSTASSPLLIRVIAIAMSLFQLYTGIFQLTAMNQRVIHVTFALVLIFLLYGFDQKKKTRIAWHGYLMSAIVLLMGIYVLANWFKKIGECGMCPPWYELAMGTVFLLMCIEAARRTLGWIFPIISVVAMIYARFGEMLPSFLAHRNYSFERIVSNMFITTDGVFGMLAGISATYIFLFILFGALLRAAGGGEFFINLSFALFGHVRGGPAKIAVVASSLFGMLSGSGTANVAGTGQITIPLMKRSGYKPHFAAAVETVSSAGGLLMPPIMGSAVFIIMEVLGVNYVTIMKAGGLAAILYYVGLFLMIDIEAQKLDMAGMPKDELPSLKQTLKEGWFFFIPIFVLIFFLVYSKVSVTRAAFWGAVSIPICSQLAGPGRRMTLRQLFEGLEQGALTALPVVAILSLGGVVLGMITLTGLGLMMSGLLIKMSGGNLLALLFLTMIASIILGMGVPPVAAYIVLSILVVPALVKLGVYPLAAHLFVFYFATIAGITPPMAPDAFVAAGIADAPMMRTAFTACRLALIIFIVPYMFVYNNALLLIGSPGQIVQVCITSFFGVLALACAAQNFLGGRLTIIFRVLLFVGAGCLIYPGLLSDIIGLVIVLVVLWIRVPDLLKRFTIGLVTAKTRA
- a CDS encoding TAXI family TRAP transporter solute-binding subunit — protein: MHVRRLSLRFIRPLVLAFVVLFLAAAPASAIKFISFGTGSPAGTYYFLGAGFAALINNHVPNVRVAAESTAASTENARLLIRGEMDLGLACMGTLNDLKDQGMDVDKVRLIAVGHTSDTHWIVRKDSPIRSISDFKGKVIGVGPAGSATLNIYSKKHIETGWGLTFDDFSPKYISFSEVTRGIRDNTIDCGIIAAGAPLASVMELARDIPIRLIEIEPEALKRLRDNYKNVVPLTIPAGTYSGMEEDVHTYTLPQMWICRTDLSEDLVYTILKAVYGHPEDRDAIHPMAKMYTPKNAFRGAPGVPVGYHPGAVKYYKEIGIWDKRAEYYE
- a CDS encoding FadR/GntR family transcriptional regulator, with translation MAGYKSLKKPLLSQEVKEAIQTSITDEIFKPGEKLPSERELVDQFQVSRVTIREALRNLQSAGLIEIRRGINAGAYVSEPNSDPITENFRNLIHMGRIGFTHLIDARLYIEPRASEIAAKYATKKDIDRLHQVLDKAEAQVATSRKSARLTNVSFHVEVAKITKNPIILFITESITQSYSATIIELTQTQLRRRVIQQFIQGHREILDAIVKHNPAEAYEMTRRHLLDTYQAYTHVMPEDQVQEIDRRIRQENHCWSEETKL